The following nucleotide sequence is from Brachyspira suanatina.
TGCCATCTTACATATATATCTAAAAAAAGCAAAGATTTAGAGGAAGTTTTAGAGCGTGCTAATAAGGCAGGAATATTTTATTTTGTAGATATAGGAGTTCATCCAGATGATATAGACGAACGTATGTTTATATTATCCGATGCTGAAGGTGTATTCTTTAGTATGGGGTATTATCCTGATTATGCAAATGAGAATGATGAAGACACTTTACAAGCTTTTGAATTAAAAATAAAGAATTTAAATAAAAAAACATTAGAGAAAAGAAATAAATCAATATATGCTGTAGGGGAAATAGGACTTGATTATTATCATAATGAAGATAATAAAAATGAACAAAAAGCATTTTTTAGAGCTTTATGCGAGGCAGCAAAAAATGTTGATTTACCTATATTGATTCATAGCAGAGATGCTTTCAAAGATACTTTTAAAGTTCTTAGAGATGCCGATTTGCCAAAAAGAGGAATATTTCATTGTTTCAGCGGAAATGTAGAAGATGCAAAAAATGCTTTGGATTTGGGATATATATTATCTTTTTCAGGATCTTCCACATATATGAAAAATGATTTTATAAGAGATGCTGTAAAATATGTACCTAAAGATATGTTCACAATAGAAACTGATGCTCCTTATCTTACTCCTCAAAAGGTTAGAGGCAGAGCAAATGAACCATCTTTTATTCCTTATACAGTAGAAGTACTTGCAGAGGTTAGGGGAGAA
It contains:
- a CDS encoding TatD family hydrolase, coding for MIDSHCHLTYISKKSKDLEEVLERANKAGIFYFVDIGVHPDDIDERMFILSDAEGVFFSMGYYPDYANENDEDTLQAFELKIKNLNKKTLEKRNKSIYAVGEIGLDYYHNEDNKNEQKAFFRALCEAAKNVDLPILIHSRDAFKDTFKVLRDADLPKRGIFHCFSGNVEDAKNALDLGYILSFSGSSTYMKNDFIRDAVKYVPKDMFTIETDAPYLTPQKVRGRANEPSFIPYTVEVLAEVRGESSDDIMRTALENAVRVLELPVDLNRI